A single genomic interval of candidate division KSB1 bacterium harbors:
- a CDS encoding sigma-70 family RNA polymerase sigma factor, with protein MRNFLQLSAAKGNQMQEFESLALPSMGRLYSTALRMTRNQLDAEDLVQNTYLKAVRFFHRFEPGTNFQAWMFRILANNFNTEYRIKKKIPERVDFDQICAMLTQENKSELAGNPGFEFIENYEELFDDTIAAALDRLADEYRIVVILCDVYSLRYKEIAEALDCPLGTVMSRLNRGRKMLARSLTKYAVANGFTNCINLA; from the coding sequence ATGAGAAATTTTTTGCAACTATCCGCTGCAAAAGGAAACCAAATGCAGGAATTCGAATCCCTGGCGCTACCCTCGATGGGTCGCCTTTATAGCACCGCACTCAGAATGACCAGAAACCAACTTGATGCGGAAGATCTCGTTCAGAATACTTACTTGAAGGCGGTTCGTTTCTTTCATCGGTTTGAACCCGGCACCAATTTTCAGGCCTGGATGTTTCGCATCCTCGCCAACAACTTTAACACGGAGTATCGAATCAAAAAAAAAATTCCGGAAAGAGTGGATTTCGACCAGATTTGTGCAATGTTAACACAGGAGAACAAAAGTGAGCTTGCTGGAAACCCTGGATTCGAATTCATTGAAAATTATGAGGAGCTCTTTGACGACACGATTGCAGCAGCCCTGGATAGGCTGGCCGACGAATATCGCATTGTCGTAATCCTATGTGATGTTTACAGCCTCAGGTACAAGGAGATTGCTGAAGCGCTTGACTGTCCCCTTGGCACCGTGATGTCCCGGCTGAATCGCGGCCGGAAAATGTTGGCTCGATCTTTAACAAAATATGCTGTCGCAAATGGTTTTACAAACTGCATTAATTTAGCTTAA